One segment of Massilia sp. Se16.2.3 DNA contains the following:
- a CDS encoding Lrp/AsnC ligand binding domain-containing protein: MLDKISKKILAELQNDGRISNVELATRVNLSPAACLERVRKLHESGYIMGYTAQLNPQLLDVSLLVFIEVVLDRTTPEVFDAFKQSVQLIPEVLECHMVAGGFDYLVKARVKDMAAYREFLGKTLLQKGVRETHTYAVMEEVKNTTKLPIR; encoded by the coding sequence ATGCTCGACAAAATTTCGAAGAAGATCCTGGCCGAGTTGCAGAACGATGGACGCATCAGCAACGTCGAGCTGGCGACCCGGGTCAACCTGTCGCCGGCGGCCTGCCTCGAGCGCGTGCGCAAGCTGCACGAATCCGGCTACATCATGGGCTATACGGCCCAGTTGAATCCGCAGTTGCTGGATGTGTCGCTGCTGGTCTTCATCGAAGTGGTGCTGGACCGCACGACGCCGGAAGTGTTCGACGCCTTCAAGCAGAGCGTGCAATTGATCCCGGAAGTGCTCGAGTGCCACATGGTGGCGGGCGGCTTCGATTACCTGGTCAAGGCGCGGGTGAAGGACATGGCGGCCTACCGCGAATTCCTCGGCAAGACGCTGCTACAGAAAGGCGTGCGCGAGACGCATACCTATGCGGTGATGGAAGAGGTCAAGAATACGACGAAGTTGCCGATCAGGTAA
- a CDS encoding LysR family transcriptional regulator: MSFLTLDLNLLRVFDAVMTEQNLTRAAGHLAMTQPAVSNAIKRLRESLGDELLIRTAYGVKPTPRAEALWPAVRQALASLEAAVMPETFDVSKAQATFRMAMADATAAYWLPSLMRSIESEAPGVNIRMVPLTTREPRPMLLRGDIDLAVGFFPGVAAQLSYETGSPIRHERLYSGQYVCVMRKNHPLANTKLDLDTYCKANHLLVSFSGRAHGLVDEALAQIGRERRILLTVNQFFTAGRVVANSDLITVLPKHLMVSTGMTESLIWRELPFALPAVHLDMLWHERDGRSPAHRWLRNNLETTAAVATAPKAERQAA; the protein is encoded by the coding sequence ATGAGCTTCCTGACACTGGACCTGAACCTGCTGCGCGTATTCGACGCAGTCATGACCGAACAAAACCTCACGCGCGCGGCCGGCCACCTGGCCATGACCCAGCCGGCGGTATCGAATGCCATCAAACGCCTGCGTGAAAGCCTGGGCGACGAATTGCTGATCCGCACGGCGTATGGCGTGAAGCCCACCCCGCGTGCCGAAGCCCTGTGGCCGGCCGTGCGCCAGGCGCTGGCCTCGCTGGAAGCGGCGGTCATGCCGGAAACCTTCGATGTCTCGAAAGCGCAGGCAACCTTCCGCATGGCCATGGCCGATGCCACCGCCGCCTACTGGCTACCCTCGCTGATGCGCTCGATCGAGAGCGAAGCGCCGGGCGTCAACATCCGCATGGTGCCGCTGACCACGCGCGAGCCGCGGCCGATGCTGTTGCGCGGCGACATTGATCTGGCGGTCGGCTTCTTTCCGGGCGTGGCTGCCCAGCTGTCGTATGAGACCGGTTCGCCGATCCGCCACGAGCGCCTGTACTCGGGCCAGTATGTGTGCGTGATGCGCAAGAACCATCCACTGGCCAACACCAAGCTCGACCTCGACACCTATTGCAAGGCGAACCATTTGTTGGTGAGTTTTTCGGGTCGGGCGCACGGCCTGGTCGACGAGGCGCTGGCGCAGATCGGCCGCGAGCGGCGCATCCTGTTGACCGTGAACCAGTTCTTCACAGCAGGGCGGGTGGTGGCGAACTCGGATTTGATCACGGTGCTGCCGAAGCACCTGATGGTGTCGACGGGCATGACGGAGTCGCTGATCTGGCGCGAACTGCCGTTCGCCTTGCCGGCCGTGCATCTGGACATGCTCTGGCACGAACGCGACGGCCGCAGCCCCGCCCACCGCTGGCTGCGCAACAACCTGGAAACCACCGCCGCCGTGGCGACGGCACCGAAGGCGGAGCGGCAAGCCGCGTAG
- a CDS encoding chalcone isomerase family protein, with protein sequence MTAFKHPITLASGAALALTLALHAQAAVDVNGIKFEDTNKVAGKDLKLNGAGMRTKIIIKVYAAGLYLPEKKTGLADILKMEGPRRVTLVMARDVGADDMGKAFTEGINANLDKAEKAKIVSQIGKLGEIFAAVDEIKKGDVLHLDWIPGTGTVCELNGKRIGEPISDVNFYNAVLRIWLGEKPADRSLKPALLGEAR encoded by the coding sequence ATGACCGCTTTCAAGCACCCGATCACCCTTGCCAGCGGCGCGGCGCTGGCGCTGACCCTGGCACTGCATGCCCAAGCCGCCGTCGACGTGAATGGCATCAAATTCGAGGACACGAACAAGGTTGCCGGCAAGGACTTGAAACTCAATGGCGCCGGTATGCGCACCAAGATCATCATCAAGGTCTACGCGGCCGGCCTCTATCTGCCCGAGAAAAAGACGGGCCTGGCCGACATCCTGAAAATGGAAGGTCCGCGCCGCGTGACTCTGGTGATGGCACGCGATGTTGGCGCCGACGACATGGGCAAGGCTTTCACGGAAGGGATCAACGCCAACCTGGACAAGGCTGAAAAGGCGAAGATCGTCAGCCAGATCGGCAAGCTCGGCGAAATCTTTGCCGCCGTCGACGAAATCAAGAAGGGCGACGTGCTCCACCTGGACTGGATCCCGGGCACCGGCACCGTCTGCGAGCTGAACGGCAAGCGGATCGGCGAACCGATTTCGGATGTGAATTTCTATAATGCCGTGCTGCGCATCTGGCTGGGCGAGAAGCCGGCCGACCGCTCGCTCAAGCCGGCCTTGCTGGGCGAAGCGCGCTAA
- a CDS encoding DUF1003 domain-containing protein has protein sequence MAQNDDDARSRLPQSVTRNIGTIADHYARHEEEVPRAQALIEKMSQVLGTPAYVVANLVFIVAWIAWNLVAPELGFDQFDEPPFFWLQGIIGLNALLISTTVLIRQNRMSLLAQHNAHLDLQISLLAEEKTSKIIAMIEELRHDSPNLPDKPDAEAEELKQSADTHTVLEAIERENHPARH, from the coding sequence ATGGCCCAAAACGACGACGACGCGCGCTCGCGCCTGCCGCAATCGGTAACCCGGAACATTGGCACCATTGCCGACCATTACGCACGCCACGAAGAAGAGGTGCCGCGCGCCCAGGCCCTGATTGAAAAGATGAGCCAGGTGTTGGGAACGCCTGCGTATGTCGTGGCCAATCTGGTGTTTATCGTCGCCTGGATCGCCTGGAATCTGGTCGCGCCCGAGCTGGGCTTCGACCAGTTCGACGAACCGCCCTTTTTTTGGCTGCAGGGCATTATCGGCCTGAATGCCTTACTCATCTCCACCACCGTCCTGATTCGCCAGAACCGCATGTCGCTGCTGGCCCAGCACAATGCCCACCTCGATTTGCAGATCAGCCTGCTGGCCGAGGAAAAGACCAGCAAGATCATCGCCATGATCGAAGAGCTGCGCCACGATTCGCCCAACCTGCCCGACAAGCCCGATGCCGAGGCCGAGGAACTGAAGCAATCGGCCGACACTCACACCGTCCTCGAAGCGATCGAACGCGAAAACCACCCTGCACGTCATTGA
- a CDS encoding YfhL family 4Fe-4S dicluster ferredoxin: MALLITDECINCDVCEPECPNDAISMGTEIYEIDPHKCTECVGHFDEPQCASLCPVACIPFNPAWRETREELLAKYERLTAAKNAA; the protein is encoded by the coding sequence ATGGCCTTACTCATTACCGACGAATGCATCAATTGCGACGTGTGCGAGCCCGAGTGCCCGAACGACGCCATTTCGATGGGTACGGAGATCTACGAGATCGATCCGCACAAATGCACCGAATGCGTCGGCCACTTCGATGAACCGCAGTGCGCCTCGCTGTGCCCGGTCGCCTGCATTCCCTTCAATCCAGCCTGGCGCGAAACGCGCGAAGAATTGCTGGCGAAATACGAACGCCTGACGGCCGCCAAGAACGCCGCCTGA
- the coaD gene encoding pantetheine-phosphate adenylyltransferase → MVVAVYPGTFDPLTRGHEDLVRRASGLFDTLVVGVADSKNKKPFFSLEDRLEIANEVLGHYPNVKVESFSGLLKDFVRQHDARVIVRGLRAVSDFEYEFQMAGMNRYLLPDVETLFLTPSDQYQFISGTIVREIAMLGGDVSKFVFPSVDRWLQKKIAAMAPPTA, encoded by the coding sequence ATGGTTGTAGCCGTTTATCCAGGTACTTTTGACCCGCTCACCCGCGGCCACGAGGATTTGGTGCGCCGTGCATCGGGCCTGTTCGACACGCTCGTGGTCGGCGTTGCCGACAGCAAGAACAAGAAGCCGTTCTTTTCGCTCGAGGATCGCCTGGAAATCGCCAACGAAGTACTCGGCCATTATCCGAACGTGAAGGTGGAAAGCTTTTCCGGCCTGCTGAAGGATTTCGTGCGCCAGCACGACGCCCGCGTGATCGTACGCGGCCTGCGCGCCGTGTCCGACTTCGAATACGAGTTCCAGATGGCCGGCATGAACCGCTATCTGCTGCCCGACGTCGAAACGCTGTTCCTGACCCCGTCCGACCAGTACCAGTTCATCTCCGGCACCATCGTGCGCGAGATTGCCATGCTCGGCGGCGACGTGTCGAAATTCGTCTTCCCTTCGGTCGACCGTTGGCTGCAAAAGAAAATCGCCGCCATGGCGCCGCCGACAGCCTGA
- the rsmD gene encoding 16S rRNA (guanine(966)-N(2))-methyltransferase RsmD: MHRKPTKPQGQHGRPRLAPQQVRIIGGQWKRRLLPVLDALGLRPTPDRVRETVFNWIHHQVGGDWETVDCLDLFAGSGALGFEAASRGARSVTMLDFHGPAVRQLELNKETLKADNVHPLRGDAFAVARDLALRGQRFDVIFLDPPYGQDFVAKALPLCVDLLKTDGMVYVEAEHALPTGEETPEWLAPWEQIRADKAGMVYYHLLKLHENTSS, translated from the coding sequence ATGCATAGAAAGCCAACCAAACCCCAGGGCCAGCACGGCCGTCCGCGGCTGGCGCCGCAGCAGGTACGCATCATCGGCGGACAATGGAAACGCCGCCTGCTGCCGGTGCTCGACGCCCTCGGCCTGCGCCCCACGCCCGACCGCGTACGCGAAACCGTCTTCAACTGGATCCACCACCAGGTCGGCGGCGACTGGGAAACGGTCGATTGCCTTGACCTGTTCGCCGGCAGCGGCGCCCTCGGCTTCGAGGCGGCCAGCCGCGGCGCCCGTTCCGTCACCATGCTCGACTTCCACGGCCCGGCCGTGCGCCAGCTCGAACTCAACAAGGAAACCCTGAAGGCGGACAATGTCCACCCGCTGCGCGGCGACGCCTTTGCCGTCGCGCGCGACCTGGCGCTGCGCGGGCAGCGTTTCGATGTCATCTTCCTCGATCCGCCCTATGGCCAGGATTTCGTCGCCAAGGCGCTGCCGCTGTGCGTTGACCTGTTGAAGACGGACGGCATGGTGTATGTCGAGGCCGAACATGCCCTGCCGACGGGCGAAGAAACGCCTGAGTGGCTCGCGCCCTGGGAACAGATCCGCGCCGACAAGGCAGGGATGGTCTACTACCATTTACTGAAATTGCACGAAAACACGAGCAGCTAA
- a CDS encoding DUF6279 family lipoprotein — MKKFSMHDPLFQRTRALFVVALLALLTACSTIRFSYNHGDTLLYWWLDAYVDFEGDQGDWVKRDIGELFQWHRKTQLDDYAALLGTFQRQLAGQPTQADLLADYREIRRHTETLAFRAVPDMVDLARSLTPDQIDQMEERFNKKNEEYRRKFVSGSNEKRNEARFDKSMDQFKLWFGGFSNEQEKALRRASDARPLDSQIWLEERIYRQRRILTLARKIARDKPNKEQTTVMINSLLHEFLARMEAPERKAFYDSYINATTNFILTAIRLATPAQKAHAQQRMQGWINDFNALAKEAK; from the coding sequence ATGAAAAAGTTTAGCATGCATGACCCCTTGTTCCAGCGCACGCGTGCGCTGTTCGTCGTCGCGCTATTGGCACTGTTGACCGCCTGCAGCACCATCCGTTTCAGCTACAACCATGGCGACACCCTACTGTACTGGTGGCTGGACGCCTATGTGGACTTCGAAGGCGACCAAGGCGATTGGGTCAAACGCGACATCGGCGAACTGTTCCAATGGCACCGCAAAACCCAGCTCGACGATTACGCTGCCCTGCTCGGCACTTTCCAGCGCCAGCTTGCCGGCCAGCCAACCCAGGCCGACCTGCTCGCCGATTACCGGGAGATCCGCCGCCATACCGAAACCCTGGCCTTTCGCGCCGTCCCCGACATGGTCGACCTGGCGCGCTCGCTCACGCCCGACCAGATCGACCAGATGGAAGAACGTTTCAACAAGAAGAACGAGGAATACCGCCGCAAGTTCGTCAGCGGCAGCAATGAAAAACGCAATGAGGCGCGCTTCGACAAGTCGATGGACCAGTTCAAGCTGTGGTTCGGCGGCTTTTCCAACGAACAGGAGAAAGCGCTGCGCCGCGCCTCCGATGCCCGTCCGCTCGACAGCCAGATCTGGCTGGAAGAACGCATCTACCGCCAGCGCCGCATCCTCACCCTGGCGCGCAAGATCGCCCGCGACAAGCCGAACAAGGAACAGACGACAGTGATGATCAACAGCCTGCTGCACGAGTTCCTCGCCCGCATGGAAGCGCCCGAGCGCAAGGCCTTCTATGACAGCTATATCAACGCCACCACCAATTTCATCCTGACGGCAATCCGCCTGGCAACCCCGGCGCAAAAGGCGCACGCCCAGCAGCGCATGCAGGGCTGGATCAACGATTTCAATGCGCTGGCCAAGGAAGCGAAATAA
- the glmU gene encoding bifunctional UDP-N-acetylglucosamine diphosphorylase/glucosamine-1-phosphate N-acetyltransferase GlmU, protein MNVVILAAGMGKRMQSALPKVLHPLAGKPLLQHVIDTARALRPSKLCVIYGHGGAAVPEMVATLARDGEAPIDTALQQPQLGTGHAVMQAVPQLDESVPTLVLYGDVPLTSVDSLRRLVEAAGNDKLGILTVEQANPFGLGRIIREGGRIVRIVEEKDASEAERAIREINSGIMCIPTAHLKRWLAALSNNNAQGEYYLTDIVAQAVADGVEVTSASPSAEWEVAGVNSKVQLAELERRHQLNIANALLEKGVTLMDPARIDVRGELICGRDVVIDVGCVFEGRVELADGVRIGAHCVLVDVKVAAGANIKPFCHLEEAIVGPASQIGPYARLRPGTELGEDVHIGNFVEVKNSQIAAHSKANHLAYVGDATVGSRVNIGAGTITCNYDGANKFRTVIEDDAFIGSDSQLVAPVTVGKGATLGAGTTLTKDAPAGKLTISRPKQMTLEGWTRPVKTNK, encoded by the coding sequence ATGAACGTAGTCATCCTTGCCGCCGGCATGGGAAAGCGCATGCAGTCCGCGCTGCCTAAAGTGTTGCATCCGCTGGCTGGGAAGCCGCTCCTGCAGCATGTGATCGATACCGCGCGTGCGCTGCGGCCGAGTAAATTATGCGTGATTTACGGACACGGGGGCGCAGCGGTGCCTGAGATGGTGGCCACGCTGGCGCGTGATGGCGAAGCGCCGATCGACACCGCGCTGCAGCAGCCGCAACTGGGCACCGGCCACGCCGTGATGCAGGCCGTGCCGCAACTGGACGAGAGCGTGCCGACCCTGGTGCTGTATGGCGACGTCCCGCTCACGAGTGTCGATTCGCTGCGCCGCCTGGTCGAGGCTGCGGGTAACGACAAGCTGGGCATTCTCACGGTCGAGCAGGCCAATCCCTTTGGCCTGGGCCGCATCATCCGCGAAGGCGGGCGCATCGTGCGCATCGTCGAGGAAAAGGATGCGAGCGAAGCCGAGCGCGCGATCCGCGAAATCAACAGCGGCATCATGTGCATCCCGACCGCGCACCTCAAACGCTGGCTGGCGGCGCTGTCGAACAACAATGCGCAGGGCGAGTATTACCTGACCGACATCGTGGCCCAAGCCGTGGCGGACGGCGTCGAGGTGACCTCGGCCTCGCCGTCGGCCGAATGGGAAGTGGCGGGCGTGAACAGCAAGGTGCAGCTGGCGGAACTGGAACGCCGCCACCAACTGAACATTGCGAACGCCCTGCTGGAAAAAGGCGTGACCCTGATGGACCCGGCGCGCATCGATGTGCGCGGCGAACTGATTTGCGGGCGCGATGTCGTGATCGACGTCGGCTGCGTGTTCGAGGGCCGCGTGGAACTGGCCGACGGCGTGCGCATCGGCGCGCACTGCGTCCTGGTGGATGTGAAGGTCGCTGCCGGTGCGAACATCAAGCCGTTCTGCCACCTGGAAGAAGCGATTGTTGGCCCGGCATCGCAGATCGGCCCGTATGCGCGCCTGCGTCCGGGCACCGAACTCGGTGAAGATGTCCACATCGGCAACTTCGTCGAGGTGAAAAACAGCCAAATCGCCGCGCACAGCAAGGCGAACCACCTGGCCTATGTCGGCGATGCCACGGTGGGCTCGCGCGTGAACATCGGCGCCGGCACCATCACCTGTAACTACGATGGCGCCAACAAATTCCGCACCGTGATCGAAGACGACGCCTTCATCGGCAGCGACAGCCAGCTGGTGGCGCCCGTCACCGTGGGTAAAGGTGCCACGCTCGGCGCCGGCACCACGCTGACGAAGGACGCGCCGGCCGGCAAGCTGACCATCTCGCGCCCGAAGCAGATGACGCTCGAAGGCTGGACCCGTCCTGTGAAAACGAACAAGTAA
- a CDS encoding Lrp/AsnC family transcriptional regulator, translated as MALPELDDLDRRILNTLQADASQTNAELAELVHVSPPTCLRRVKSLTERGVIERQVVIVAPEKVGARLTAIVEITLDVQAAERMAQFEALVASEEAVLQCYRVAPGPDFVLVVQVVDMPAYHALAHRLFATHANVRNVKAYFSTFRSKFETRIAV; from the coding sequence ATGGCGCTACCCGAATTGGATGACCTCGATCGTCGCATCCTGAATACGCTGCAAGCTGATGCATCGCAGACGAATGCCGAGTTGGCGGAACTGGTACACGTGTCGCCGCCAACTTGCCTGCGTCGGGTCAAGAGCTTGACCGAACGCGGTGTTATCGAGCGGCAAGTTGTGATCGTCGCGCCGGAGAAGGTAGGGGCGCGCCTGACGGCCATCGTCGAGATCACGCTCGATGTGCAGGCGGCCGAGCGGATGGCGCAGTTCGAAGCGCTGGTGGCAAGTGAAGAAGCCGTGCTGCAGTGCTATCGGGTGGCGCCCGGGCCGGATTTCGTGCTTGTGGTACAGGTGGTCGATATGCCGGCTTATCACGCGCTGGCGCACCGGTTGTTTGCCACCCATGCGAATGTGCGCAATGTGAAGGCGTATTTTTCTACGTTCCGGAGCAAGTTCGAGACGCGGATTGCGGTTTGA
- the glmS gene encoding glutamine--fructose-6-phosphate transaminase (isomerizing), translating to MCGIVGAVAQRNITPILIEGLKRLEYRGYDSCGVALHVEGRLARSRSTSRVADLETQIAGTGLQGFTGIAHTRWATHGAPASHNAHPHFSPNEEAARIALVHNGIIENHDELRRELTELGYVFTSQTDTEVIAHLVDHMYNGDLFDTVQQAVKRLHGAYAIAVFSREEPHRVVAARQGSPLIVGVGEGENFVASDAMALAGTTNQIIYLEEGDVVDLQLSRYWIVDVDGKPVEREVKTVHAHTGAAELGPYRHYMQKEIFEQPRVIGDTLEGVTGIMPELFGDNAYKVFKQIDRVLILACGTSYYAGLTAKYWIECIAKVPVNVEIASEYRYRDSVPHPNTLVVTISQSGETADTLAALKHARSLGMPHTLTICNVSTSAMVRECELAYITRAGVEVGVASTKAFTTQLAALFLLTLTLAQVNGRLTDEEEAEHLKQMRHLPVAISAVLALEPQIIAWAEEFARKENALFLGRGMHYPIALEGALKLKEISYIHAEAYPAGELKHGPLALVTEEMPVVTIAPNDALLEKLKSNMQEVRARGGQLYVFADVDSRIVSGDGLHVIRLPEHYGELSPILHVCALQLLAYHTALARGTDVDKPRNLAKSVTVE from the coding sequence ATGTGCGGTATCGTCGGAGCAGTTGCGCAGCGTAATATCACCCCCATCCTGATCGAGGGCCTGAAACGCCTCGAATACCGCGGTTACGATTCCTGCGGCGTGGCGCTGCACGTCGAAGGACGCCTGGCCCGCTCGCGCAGCACCTCGCGCGTGGCCGACCTCGAAACGCAAATCGCCGGTACCGGCCTGCAAGGTTTCACGGGCATTGCCCATACCCGCTGGGCCACCCACGGCGCCCCGGCTTCGCACAATGCCCACCCGCACTTCTCGCCAAACGAAGAAGCGGCGCGCATCGCGCTGGTGCATAACGGCATCATCGAAAACCACGACGAGCTGCGCCGCGAATTGACCGAACTCGGCTATGTCTTCACGAGCCAGACCGATACCGAAGTCATCGCCCACCTGGTCGACCACATGTACAACGGCGACCTGTTCGACACCGTCCAGCAAGCCGTGAAGCGCCTGCACGGCGCCTACGCGATTGCCGTGTTCTCGCGCGAGGAACCGCACCGCGTCGTCGCCGCACGCCAGGGCTCGCCGCTGATCGTCGGCGTCGGCGAAGGCGAGAATTTCGTTGCGTCGGACGCGATGGCGCTGGCCGGCACCACCAACCAGATCATCTACCTGGAAGAAGGCGACGTCGTCGACCTGCAACTGTCGCGCTACTGGATCGTCGACGTCGACGGCAAACCGGTCGAGCGCGAAGTCAAAACCGTGCACGCCCACACCGGCGCCGCCGAGCTTGGCCCGTACCGCCACTACATGCAGAAGGAAATTTTTGAACAGCCACGCGTCATCGGCGACACGCTGGAAGGTGTCACCGGCATCATGCCGGAACTGTTCGGCGACAACGCTTATAAGGTCTTCAAGCAGATCGACCGCGTGCTGATCCTGGCCTGCGGCACCAGCTACTATGCCGGCCTGACTGCGAAATACTGGATCGAGTGCATCGCCAAGGTGCCGGTCAATGTCGAGATCGCCAGCGAATACCGTTATCGCGACAGCGTGCCGCACCCGAACACCCTGGTCGTCACCATTTCGCAATCGGGCGAAACCGCCGACACCCTGGCTGCGCTGAAGCACGCACGCAGCCTCGGCATGCCGCACACGCTGACGATCTGCAACGTCTCGACCAGCGCCATGGTGCGCGAATGCGAACTGGCCTACATCACCCGCGCCGGTGTCGAAGTCGGCGTCGCCTCGACCAAGGCGTTCACCACCCAGCTGGCCGCCCTGTTCCTGCTGACCCTGACGCTGGCGCAAGTGAACGGCCGCCTGACGGACGAGGAAGAAGCCGAACACCTGAAACAGATGCGCCACCTGCCGGTCGCCATCTCGGCGGTGCTGGCACTGGAGCCCCAGATCATCGCCTGGGCCGAGGAGTTCGCTCGCAAGGAAAACGCCCTCTTCCTCGGCCGCGGCATGCACTACCCGATCGCCCTGGAAGGCGCGCTGAAACTGAAGGAAATCTCGTACATCCACGCCGAGGCCTATCCTGCCGGCGAACTGAAACACGGCCCGCTGGCGCTGGTGACCGAAGAAATGCCGGTGGTGACGATCGCCCCGAACGACGCGCTGCTGGAAAAGCTGAAATCGAACATGCAGGAAGTGCGCGCGCGCGGCGGCCAGCTGTACGTGTTTGCCGACGTCGATTCGCGTATCGTCTCCGGCGACGGCCTGCACGTGATCCGCCTGCCGGAGCACTATGGCGAACTCTCCCCAATCCTGCACGTGTGCGCGCTGCAGCTGCTGGCCTATCACACGGCGCTGGCACGCGGTACGGACGTCGACAAGCCGCGTAACCTGGCGAAGTCGGTGACGGTGGAATAA
- a CDS encoding ArsI/CadI family heavy metal resistance metalloenzyme yields MSEVDPIANTGSSCCPPRPGQAAAASCCAPSAAAPSAAACCAPAPSQAAGCGGAVILDDGTDEVSAVDFPNERRIHISLNVRNLKKSLWFYRILFNRNPSKLREDYAKFEPTVPPVNFTLNEHADAIDRDGHFGIEVKSTEAVQAVINRMTAAGMTVNTRETQVSCCYSVQDKVWVVDPDGNHWEVFVVTNSEAVEGCGLSCICYDKETGGCNWKSNRD; encoded by the coding sequence ATGTCTGAAGTCGACCCTATTGCAAACACCGGTTCGTCCTGCTGCCCGCCTCGTCCGGGACAGGCGGCCGCGGCATCCTGCTGCGCACCGAGCGCGGCTGCCCCAAGCGCTGCGGCATGCTGCGCCCCGGCTCCAAGCCAGGCCGCCGGCTGCGGCGGCGCCGTGATCCTTGACGACGGTACCGACGAAGTGAGCGCGGTCGACTTCCCGAACGAGCGCCGCATCCACATCAGCCTGAACGTCAGGAACCTCAAGAAATCGCTCTGGTTCTATCGCATCCTGTTCAACCGCAACCCGAGCAAGCTGCGCGAGGACTACGCCAAGTTCGAGCCGACCGTCCCGCCCGTGAACTTCACCCTCAATGAGCACGCCGACGCCATCGACCGCGACGGCCACTTCGGTATCGAGGTCAAGAGCACCGAGGCCGTGCAGGCCGTGATCAACCGCATGACGGCCGCCGGCATGACGGTCAATACCCGCGAGACGCAGGTGTCGTGCTGCTATTCGGTGCAGGACAAGGTCTGGGTGGTCGACCCCGACGGTAACCACTGGGAAGTCTTTGTCGTCACCAACAGCGAAGCGGTCGAAGGCTGCGGCCTTTCCTGCATCTGCTACGACAAGGAAACCGGCGGCTGCAACTGGAAATCGAACCGCGATTAA
- a CDS encoding ArsI/CadI family heavy metal resistance metalloenzyme — protein MDQNTNTAAPAEAEPFQLKPANFPGDERIHISINVADLFDSVNFYRHFFGIDPVKIREGYAKFDVQDPPLNFSVNENPLDTRTQGHLGIQVKSTRVVKDTYARLLKAGFKILTEDGAECCYAVQTKMWVADPDGNRWEVFCTTVPDAEQGCGEDCICHQEFERSVVTQ, from the coding sequence ATGGACCAGAACACGAACACCGCAGCCCCGGCCGAAGCCGAGCCCTTCCAGCTGAAACCCGCCAATTTCCCTGGCGACGAGCGCATCCATATCAGCATCAACGTGGCCGACCTGTTCGACTCCGTCAACTTCTACCGCCATTTCTTCGGCATCGATCCAGTCAAGATCCGCGAAGGCTATGCCAAGTTCGACGTGCAGGATCCGCCGCTGAATTTCTCCGTCAACGAAAACCCGCTCGACACCCGCACGCAAGGCCACCTGGGCATCCAGGTGAAAAGCACGCGCGTGGTGAAGGACACCTATGCACGCCTGCTGAAAGCCGGCTTCAAGATCCTGACCGAGGACGGTGCCGAGTGCTGCTACGCGGTGCAGACCAAGATGTGGGTGGCCGACCCGGACGGCAACCGCTGGGAAGTGTTCTGCACCACGGTGCCGGATGCCGAACAGGGTTGTGGCGAAGACTGCATCTGCCACCAGGAATTCGAACGCAGCGTCGTCACCCAATAA